One part of the Paracoccus sp. MBLB3053 genome encodes these proteins:
- a CDS encoding winged helix-turn-helix transcriptional regulator — MKDAGPTPRIRYDEGCLGAHALNAMGDRWALLVVRELMFAPKRFQMIRAGIPGVTASVLTQRLGQLGQAGIVQHDEVLGIYALTELGRALHPMLTELCRWAMMLPGHDPSRFISISALMISISATVDCDRAAGSKLRGGFLSGSEGFEVTLSAAGRPVVRAVRSPQADFVLEGSGNNLAAAVYGPPPAALAAAGRIALHGSVAAAQEFTSYFSLKPQTRSSSESPDDTEQVPGASST, encoded by the coding sequence ATGAAAGACGCCGGGCCGACTCCGAGAATTCGATATGACGAAGGGTGCCTTGGCGCCCATGCACTCAATGCCATGGGCGATCGCTGGGCGCTGCTTGTCGTGCGGGAATTGATGTTCGCGCCCAAACGCTTCCAGATGATCCGCGCGGGCATCCCCGGCGTGACCGCGAGCGTGCTGACCCAAAGACTTGGCCAGCTCGGGCAGGCGGGCATCGTTCAGCATGACGAGGTGCTTGGGATCTACGCGCTGACGGAACTGGGGCGGGCGCTGCACCCGATGCTGACCGAGCTTTGTCGCTGGGCGATGATGCTGCCGGGACATGATCCGTCCCGCTTCATCAGCATATCGGCGCTGATGATCTCGATCTCGGCCACGGTCGATTGCGACCGCGCAGCAGGTTCGAAACTGCGGGGCGGCTTCCTGTCGGGTTCTGAAGGCTTCGAAGTGACGCTTTCAGCCGCGGGACGGCCGGTCGTCCGTGCGGTCCGGTCACCGCAGGCGGATTTCGTCCTGGAGGGCAGCGGAAACAACCTGGCCGCCGCGGTCTACGGCCCGCCGCCAGCGGCGCTGGCCGCTGCGGGACGCATTGCCCTGCACGGCAGCGTCGCCGCCGCACAGGAATTCACGAGCTATTTCAGCCTGAAGCCTCAGACCAGATCCAGCAGCGAGTCGCCCGACGACACCGAGCAGGTGCCGGGGGCCTCTTCGACCTGA
- a CDS encoding NAD(P)/FAD-dependent oxidoreductase has translation MASAKLNVAGAGIFGLSCAWELVRRGRPVRVYDSIRIGAGSSGGHVGALAPHAPENWNPKKQIQLDALIAASDWWAEVARVGGTDPGYARSGRIQPVPEGAEDRMRERIEAARINWPEWGGMELTDAPRGPLTPVSPSGLWLVDRLTARISPRRAAAALAAAIRARGGEIIEGTHAPDEPAIWATGVAGLAPFGGNGVKGQSALLEFDARDQPQVFADAVHIVPHADGTVAIGSTSERDAADLGTDHQLDALIAKARALCPVLANAPVVDRWAGIRPRAKSRAPIVGPWPGRPGHFVANGGFKIGLAMAPAAAGMLADLILDGQDRIPEGFRPPMAAD, from the coding sequence ATGGCAAGTGCAAAACTCAACGTGGCGGGGGCAGGTATATTCGGCCTTTCCTGCGCGTGGGAGCTGGTTCGCCGCGGCCGACCCGTGCGCGTCTACGACTCGATCCGTATTGGCGCAGGCTCGTCCGGCGGCCATGTGGGTGCCTTGGCTCCGCACGCGCCGGAAAACTGGAACCCCAAGAAGCAGATCCAGCTGGATGCACTGATCGCCGCCAGCGACTGGTGGGCCGAAGTGGCGCGGGTCGGCGGGACCGATCCAGGTTATGCCCGCAGCGGCCGCATCCAGCCCGTCCCGGAGGGGGCCGAGGATCGCATGCGGGAAAGGATCGAGGCCGCAAGGATCAACTGGCCCGAATGGGGCGGGATGGAGTTGACTGATGCGCCACGAGGCCCGTTGACACCGGTATCGCCCTCGGGGCTCTGGCTGGTGGACCGACTGACAGCAAGGATAAGCCCGCGTCGGGCAGCTGCGGCGCTTGCCGCCGCCATCCGGGCCCGGGGCGGAGAAATCATCGAAGGCACGCACGCACCCGACGAACCCGCGATTTGGGCCACCGGCGTCGCCGGGCTCGCACCCTTTGGCGGCAACGGCGTCAAAGGTCAGTCGGCATTGCTCGAATTCGATGCTCGCGACCAGCCCCAGGTCTTTGCCGACGCCGTCCATATCGTGCCCCATGCCGATGGAACGGTGGCGATCGGCTCGACCTCGGAGCGCGACGCGGCGGATCTCGGGACCGACCACCAGCTTGACGCGTTGATCGCCAAGGCCCGCGCGCTTTGCCCGGTGCTGGCAAACGCACCGGTCGTGGATCGCTGGGCCGGCATTCGCCCAAGGGCGAAGTCCCGCGCGCCCATCGTCGGCCCCTGGCCCGGCCGTCCGGGCCACTTCGTCGCGAATGGCGGGTTCAAGATCGGCCTTGCCATGGCCCCGGCCGCCGCCGGGATGCTGGCCGACCTCATCCTGGACGGTCAGGACCGGATCCCGGAAGGCTTCCGCCCACCTATGGCAGCGGATTGA
- a CDS encoding glutathione S-transferase family protein: MTLVITTYDWVPDFARGFVRDLRIRWACEEAGLPYQIETTPVREKSPQHFARQPFGQIPILRDGEIELFESGAILLYLGEDHDILMPRERKARTQTQQWLIAALNSLEPVVMSYVVAKLFDKDENAANLARPRLHDRLKQLVPVIEGRDFIAADRFTIADILMTDIIRGVESFGELGDYPALRAYAEPILARPAFRRAHAAQLEHFAEPA; this comes from the coding sequence ATGACGCTTGTCATCACGACCTATGACTGGGTTCCCGATTTCGCACGCGGCTTCGTGCGTGACCTTCGGATCCGCTGGGCCTGCGAAGAGGCCGGTCTGCCCTATCAGATCGAAACCACGCCGGTTCGGGAAAAGTCACCCCAGCACTTCGCGCGCCAGCCCTTCGGCCAGATCCCCATCCTTCGCGATGGCGAGATCGAACTGTTCGAAAGCGGCGCGATCCTGCTTTATCTGGGCGAGGATCACGACATCCTCATGCCGCGCGAACGCAAGGCGCGGACCCAGACGCAGCAATGGCTGATCGCCGCGCTGAACAGCCTTGAGCCCGTGGTGATGAGCTATGTCGTCGCCAAGCTCTTCGACAAGGATGAAAACGCCGCCAATCTCGCGCGTCCGCGCCTGCACGACCGGCTGAAGCAGCTTGTTCCGGTTATCGAGGGGCGTGACTTCATCGCGGCGGATCGGTTCACGATCGCGGATATCCTGATGACGGATATCATCCGGGGCGTCGAGAGTTTCGGCGAACTTGGCGACTATCCCGCCTTGCGCGCCTATGCCGAGCCCATCCTTGCACGACCCGCTTTCCGCCGAGCCCATGCCGCGCAGCTTGAGCATTTCGCCGAGCCCGCGTGA
- a CDS encoding sirohydrochlorin chelatase, with translation MPEALPPNALIVAHGQPGDPGPQQKAVEALAAEVARHLPDARVRGATLAMPGALDVARGAALIYPMFMATGWFTRSELPRRLALVGADQARILPPFGSDPGLPGLCQDLLEQAAQAQGWALQDTHVLIAAHGSGRSRAPFEAAQKMARDLAPLNVTCGFVEEAPFLADAARGLPDRAICLPLFATRAEHVTDDLPEALAEAGFRGITLPPVGMAAEVPRMIAETIRAAL, from the coding sequence GTGCCTGAGGCGCTGCCGCCAAACGCCCTGATCGTCGCGCATGGCCAGCCCGGCGATCCGGGCCCGCAGCAGAAGGCGGTCGAGGCGCTGGCCGCCGAGGTCGCGCGGCATCTACCCGACGCACGGGTGCGGGGCGCGACCCTCGCCATGCCGGGCGCACTGGACGTGGCGCGCGGGGCCGCGCTGATCTATCCGATGTTCATGGCCACAGGCTGGTTCACCCGCAGCGAATTGCCGCGCCGCCTCGCGCTGGTCGGTGCGGATCAGGCCCGTATCCTGCCGCCCTTCGGCAGCGATCCCGGTCTGCCGGGCCTTTGCCAGGACCTGCTGGAGCAGGCGGCCCAGGCACAAGGCTGGGCGCTTCAGGACACGCATGTCCTGATTGCCGCGCATGGCTCGGGCCGCTCGCGTGCGCCCTTTGAAGCGGCGCAGAAAATGGCCCGCGACCTCGCGCCGCTGAACGTCACCTGCGGCTTCGTCGAGGAAGCCCCCTTCCTTGCAGATGCCGCCCGCGGCCTGCCTGATCGCGCGATTTGCCTGCCGCTTTTCGCCACCCGCGCCGAGCATGTCACCGACGACCTGCCCGAGGCGCTGGCCGAGGCCGGGTTCAGGGGCATCACCCTGCCCCCGGTCGGCATGGCAGCGGAAGTTCCGCGCATGATCGCCGAAACGATAAGGGCCGCGCTGTAA
- a CDS encoding VOC family protein, which translates to MYHGKPCWFELSTAQGALADAEDFYGKLFGWSVKDAGMPGFTYRLASQGDEMVAGMMELTDENPGMPPFWMVYYDVDDADAAAAKVQSMGGKVHVEPSDIPGTGRFAVLADPQGAAFGILQPKEMEPRPAVEAGAWNQKKEGHGNWVELMSTDPEAGFDFYAELFGWTKSTPVDMGEMGTYQLFAWHGADIGGMMGLGNSPVPFWLSYFGVNGVDAAIKRIEQNGGAVLHGPMEVPGGAFIAVARDPQGAHFAVVGPKEAT; encoded by the coding sequence ATGTATCACGGCAAACCATGCTGGTTCGAACTCTCTACGGCGCAGGGTGCCCTGGCTGATGCCGAAGACTTCTACGGCAAACTGTTCGGCTGGTCGGTGAAGGACGCAGGCATGCCCGGATTCACCTATCGTCTTGCAAGCCAGGGCGATGAGATGGTGGCGGGAATGATGGAGCTGACCGACGAAAATCCGGGGATGCCCCCGTTCTGGATGGTCTATTACGACGTCGACGATGCCGATGCCGCCGCCGCGAAGGTGCAGTCGATGGGTGGCAAGGTCCATGTCGAACCCTCGGACATTCCCGGCACCGGACGCTTCGCGGTGCTGGCCGACCCGCAGGGCGCGGCGTTCGGAATCCTGCAGCCCAAGGAAATGGAGCCGCGGCCAGCGGTCGAAGCCGGCGCGTGGAACCAGAAGAAAGAAGGTCACGGCAACTGGGTCGAGTTGATGTCCACTGACCCGGAGGCGGGGTTCGATTTCTATGCCGAATTGTTTGGCTGGACGAAATCCACGCCGGTCGACATGGGCGAGATGGGAACCTATCAGCTTTTCGCCTGGCACGGCGCTGATATCGGCGGAATGATGGGCCTGGGAAATTCACCCGTTCCCTTCTGGCTTTCCTATTTCGGCGTGAACGGTGTCGACGCCGCGATCAAGCGGATCGAGCAGAATGGCGGAGCGGTGCTGCACGGGCCGATGGAGGTTCCGGGCGGCGCGTTCATCGCGGTTGCCCGCGATCCGCAAGGTGCCCATTTCGCCGTCGTGGGCCCGAAGGAGGCGACGTGA
- a CDS encoding valine--tRNA ligase, whose translation MAMEKNFDAKSAEARIAGEWAEANAFAAGANAKPGAESFSVVIPPPNVTGSLHIGHALNNTLQDILVRWHRMRGFDTLWQPGQDHAGIATQMVVERKLAAEGKPPRRDWDRKDFTNEIWRWKQESGDTIIGQLKRLGASCDWSRNAFTMSGAPGAPAGEEGNFHDAVIKVFVEMYNKGLIYRGKRLVNWDPHFETAISDLEVENREVPGHMWHFKYPLAGGETYEYVERDEDGNVTLRETRNYISIATTRPETMLGDGAVAVHPDDARYAPIVGKLVEIPVGPKAHRRMIPIITDEYPDPHFGSGAVKITGAHDFNDYGVAMRNGIPLYALMDGKGAMRQDGLSYEESAEIASRAARGEDVGDVSNVNLVPDELRGLDRSEARKRVIEEINAEGLAVTYLHKELDKETGAEHLERRPVVEAKPIMQPFGDRSGVVIEPMLTDQWFVDTARIVGPALDAVRSGKTRILPEQHEKVYFHWLENIEPWTISRQLWWGHQIPVWYGLNLSLEGQVDDDHDGALDDVEIFALLEEGLVHRDEIHHAAPHFADVVDQFRDSIAGLPQPLEISRIVEVADRAAAVDAFAQGLADYNLTQDPTRLVYPVWRDPDVLDTWFSSGLWPIGTLGWPEQTPELAKYFPTSTLVTGFDIIFFWVARMMMMQLAVVGDVPFRTVYVHGLVRDEKGAKMSKSKGNVIDPLTLIDEFGADALRFTLTAMAAMGRDPKLGPKHVEANRNFVTKIWNATRFAEMNGVKGGVARPEPSHVVNRWIIGEVARIRMATDEALETYRFNDAATGLYAFVWGKVCDWYVEFSKPLFDGELRAETQATMGWVLDQCYTMLHPIMPFVTEELWALTGDRSKMLVHGEWPEFGAELIDAEADRQMNWVIQLIENIRSARAQIGVPAGARPDLIVTEADEAARAALAANAPLIERLARVNPPAEGAMGPGMISVAALGASFGLPVGEMIDVKAETARLEKSVAKTEKDAAGLRNRLGNPKFVENAEPEVIDETREKLAALEDDVARIRAALAQLAAM comes from the coding sequence ATGGCCATGGAAAAGAACTTCGACGCGAAGTCTGCCGAAGCGCGGATCGCGGGGGAATGGGCAGAGGCGAATGCCTTTGCCGCGGGTGCCAACGCGAAACCGGGGGCCGAGAGCTTCTCGGTCGTGATCCCGCCCCCCAACGTGACCGGCAGCCTGCATATCGGCCACGCGCTGAACAACACGCTGCAGGACATCCTTGTCCGCTGGCACCGGATGCGCGGCTTCGACACGCTCTGGCAGCCCGGCCAGGACCATGCCGGCATCGCGACCCAGATGGTCGTCGAGCGCAAGCTCGCCGCCGAGGGCAAGCCGCCGCGCCGCGACTGGGACCGCAAGGATTTCACCAATGAGATCTGGCGCTGGAAGCAGGAATCCGGTGACACGATCATCGGGCAGTTGAAGCGCCTTGGCGCCTCCTGCGACTGGTCGCGCAATGCCTTCACCATGTCGGGCGCTCCGGGCGCGCCAGCGGGCGAGGAGGGCAATTTCCACGATGCCGTCATCAAGGTCTTCGTGGAGATGTACAACAAGGGCCTGATCTATCGCGGCAAGCGGCTGGTCAACTGGGACCCCCATTTCGAAACCGCGATCTCGGATCTGGAAGTCGAGAACCGCGAGGTTCCCGGCCATATGTGGCATTTCAAATACCCGCTGGCCGGCGGCGAGACCTATGAATATGTCGAGCGCGACGAGGACGGCAACGTCACCCTGCGCGAGACCCGCAACTACATCTCGATCGCCACCACCCGCCCCGAGACCATGCTCGGCGACGGCGCGGTCGCGGTCCATCCCGACGATGCGCGCTATGCCCCGATCGTCGGCAAGCTGGTCGAGATCCCGGTCGGTCCCAAGGCGCATCGCCGCATGATCCCGATCATCACCGACGAATATCCCGACCCGCATTTCGGCTCGGGCGCGGTCAAGATCACCGGCGCGCATGACTTCAACGACTATGGCGTCGCGATGCGCAACGGCATCCCGCTTTACGCGCTGATGGACGGCAAGGGCGCGATGCGGCAGGACGGCCTGTCCTACGAGGAAAGCGCCGAGATCGCCTCGCGCGCCGCCCGCGGCGAGGATGTCGGCGATGTCTCGAACGTGAACCTCGTGCCCGACGAGCTGCGCGGCCTCGACCGCTCCGAGGCCCGCAAGCGGGTGATCGAAGAGATCAATGCCGAGGGCCTTGCCGTCACCTACCTGCACAAGGAACTGGACAAGGAAACCGGGGCCGAGCATCTCGAGCGCCGCCCGGTGGTCGAAGCCAAGCCGATCATGCAGCCCTTCGGCGACCGGTCCGGCGTGGTGATCGAGCCGATGCTGACCGACCAGTGGTTCGTCGATACCGCGCGCATCGTCGGCCCGGCGCTGGACGCCGTGCGCAGCGGCAAGACCCGCATCCTGCCTGAGCAGCATGAGAAGGTCTATTTCCACTGGCTCGAGAACATCGAGCCCTGGACGATCAGCCGCCAGCTTTGGTGGGGTCACCAGATCCCGGTCTGGTACGGGTTGAACCTGTCGCTGGAAGGCCAGGTCGATGACGACCATGACGGCGCGCTGGACGATGTCGAGATCTTCGCCCTGCTCGAAGAGGGTCTTGTTCACCGCGACGAGATTCACCACGCCGCGCCGCATTTCGCCGATGTGGTCGATCAGTTCCGCGACAGCATCGCGGGCCTGCCGCAGCCCTTGGAAATCAGCCGCATCGTCGAGGTCGCCGACCGCGCTGCGGCGGTGGACGCGTTTGCCCAGGGGCTGGCCGATTACAACCTGACCCAGGACCCGACCAGGCTGGTCTATCCGGTCTGGCGCGATCCCGACGTGCTCGACACCTGGTTCTCGTCCGGCCTCTGGCCGATCGGCACGCTGGGCTGGCCCGAGCAGACCCCGGAACTGGCGAAATACTTCCCGACCTCGACGCTGGTCACCGGCTTCGACATCATCTTCTTCTGGGTCGCCCGGATGATGATGATGCAGCTCGCCGTCGTCGGCGACGTGCCCTTCCGCACCGTCTATGTCCACGGCCTCGTGCGCGATGAAAAAGGCGCGAAGATGTCGAAGTCGAAAGGCAATGTCATCGACCCGCTGACGCTGATCGACGAGTTCGGCGCCGATGCGCTGCGCTTCACCCTGACCGCGATGGCGGCGATGGGGCGCGACCCGAAGCTGGGGCCGAAGCATGTCGAGGCGAACCGCAACTTCGTCACCAAGATCTGGAACGCGACCCGCTTCGCCGAGATGAATGGCGTGAAGGGCGGCGTGGCCCGCCCCGAGCCCAGCCATGTCGTGAACCGCTGGATCATCGGCGAGGTCGCCCGCATCCGCATGGCGACGGACGAGGCGCTGGAAACCTATCGCTTCAACGATGCCGCGACCGGGCTCTATGCCTTCGTCTGGGGCAAGGTCTGCGATTGGTATGTCGAGTTCTCGAAGCCGCTCTTCGACGGCGAGCTCCGCGCGGAAACGCAGGCGACGATGGGCTGGGTGCTGGATCAGTGCTACACCATGCTGCACCCGATCATGCCCTTCGTCACCGAAGAGCTCTGGGCGCTGACCGGTGATCGTTCGAAGATGCTGGTCCATGGCGAATGGCCGGAATTCGGTGCCGAGCTGATCGACGCCGAAGCTGACCGCCAGATGAACTGGGTGATCCAGCTCATCGAGAACATCCGTTCGGCCCGCGCCCAGATCGGCGTCCCGGCCGGCGCGCGTCCCGACCTGATCGTGACCGAGGCCGACGAGGCCGCCCGCGCGGCGCTCGCTGCCAATGCCCCGCTGATCGAGCGTCTGGCCCGCGTCAACCCGCCCGCCGAAGGCGCGATGGGGCCGGGGATGATCTCGGTCGCGGCGCTGGGGGCGAGCTTCGGCCTGCCGGTCGGCGAGATGATCGACGTCAAGGCCGAGACAGCGCGTCTGGAAAAATCGGTCGCCAAGACCGAGAAGGACGCCGCAGGCCTGCGCAACCGCCTGGGCAATCCGAAATTCGTCGAGAATGCGGAGCCCGAGGTGATCGACGAAACCCGCGAGAAGCTCGCGGCTCTCGAGGATGACGTGGCCCGCATCCGCGCGGCGCTCGCGCAGCTTGCGGCGATGTGA
- a CDS encoding DUF4202 domain-containing protein codes for MTRLQTAFDAIDKANSADPTLTGDQPEALLYGQRMTAEQETLYPDASEPLRISCRGQHVERWKLPRSEFPMDRPGYLAWRTEQGRRHAARVAGIMREAGYSDDEIAQAEKMLTKQGIKRDADVQAMEDVACFTFIRWYLGPFADGRDPDELQRIVEKTARKMSESARAKALTEFAIPEPFAAAFRA; via the coding sequence ATGACCCGCCTTCAGACCGCATTCGACGCCATCGACAAGGCCAATTCCGCCGATCCAACGCTTACGGGCGATCAGCCCGAGGCCTTGCTTTACGGCCAGCGCATGACCGCTGAACAGGAAACCCTTTATCCTGACGCATCCGAGCCTCTGCGCATCTCCTGCCGCGGGCAGCATGTCGAGCGCTGGAAGCTGCCGCGCAGCGAATTTCCGATGGACCGGCCCGGCTATCTGGCATGGCGCACCGAGCAGGGCCGCCGCCATGCCGCTCGGGTCGCTGGCATCATGCGCGAGGCGGGATATTCGGATGACGAAATCGCGCAGGCGGAAAAGATGCTGACCAAACAGGGCATCAAGCGCGATGCGGACGTGCAGGCGATGGAGGACGTGGCCTGCTTTACCTTCATCCGCTGGTATCTCGGGCCTTTCGCCGATGGCCGCGATCCCGACGAGTTGCAGCGCATCGTCGAGAAAACAGCGCGGAAAATGTCCGAATCCGCCCGCGCCAAGGCGCTCACGGAATTCGCCATCCCCGAGCCATTCGCGGCAGCCTTCCGTGCCTGA
- the mnmD gene encoding tRNA (5-methylaminomethyl-2-thiouridine)(34)-methyltransferase MnmD, which yields MGDDDQSSADLDWRDGQIPVSRRFDDPYFSLNGGLDETRHVFLAGNDLPARLRPGFHVAELGFGTGLNLLALAQIAMVPVRFTSFEAYPMNIDELARAHEAFPELAELAAQLRAGWPRRRFNVGMVEAEINEADARLALPDWAGKADAWFLDGFSPAKNPELWGEDLMAEVGRHTAPGGTFATYTAAGHVRRALSSAGFEVMRSPGFAGKRHMSRGQLPADLRDA from the coding sequence ATGGGCGATGACGACCAGAGCAGCGCCGATCTTGATTGGCGCGATGGCCAGATCCCGGTGTCCCGCCGGTTCGACGACCCTTATTTCAGCCTGAATGGAGGGCTGGACGAAACACGGCATGTCTTCCTGGCCGGGAATGATCTGCCGGCACGCCTGCGCCCAGGGTTCCATGTCGCGGAACTGGGCTTCGGCACCGGGCTGAATTTGCTGGCTCTTGCCCAGATCGCGATGGTTCCTGTCCGCTTCACCAGTTTCGAAGCCTATCCGATGAACATCGACGAGCTGGCCCGCGCGCATGAGGCGTTCCCGGAACTGGCCGAGCTGGCCGCACAGCTTCGCGCGGGCTGGCCCCGGCGACGTTTCAACGTCGGCATGGTTGAGGCCGAAATCAACGAGGCAGATGCACGCCTGGCCCTGCCCGATTGGGCGGGCAAGGCGGATGCCTGGTTCCTGGACGGCTTCTCTCCGGCCAAGAACCCCGAGCTTTGGGGCGAAGATCTGATGGCCGAGGTCGGCAGGCACACTGCGCCGGGCGGAACCTTCGCGACCTATACCGCGGCCGGGCATGTTCGCCGCGCATTGTCCTCGGCGGGCTTCGAGGTGATGCGCAGCCCCGGCTTTGCCGGCAAGCGTCACATGAGCCGCGGACAGCTACCTGCGGACCTCAGGGATGCGTGA
- a CDS encoding DUF1428 domain-containing protein: protein MTYYSGFLLAVPTENKEKYVEHARIAWPLFKKLGALRMVENWGVDVPRGKVTDFYMATKAKEDESILFSWVEWADKETADAAYEKMMSDPEMEKMSELPFDGMRMIWGGFEPVLDVS from the coding sequence ATGACTTACTATTCGGGTTTTCTTCTGGCTGTACCGACAGAGAACAAGGAAAAATACGTCGAGCATGCGCGCATCGCATGGCCCTTGTTCAAGAAGCTGGGGGCGCTGCGCATGGTCGAAAACTGGGGCGTCGACGTGCCGCGAGGCAAGGTTACCGACTTCTACATGGCGACCAAGGCGAAAGAAGACGAATCGATCCTGTTTTCCTGGGTCGAATGGGCGGACAAGGAAACCGCCGATGCCGCCTATGAAAAGATGATGTCCGACCCCGAAATGGAAAAGATGTCCGAGTTGCCCTTTGACGGGATGCGGATGATCTGGGGCGGGTTCGAACCCGTTCTCGACGTAAGCTGA
- a CDS encoding YceI family protein, whose amino-acid sequence MIRATCLAFLLCAAPSVAQDIQPSDVPQGQKDYHAAGAGAYVLDPYHTAVIARVLHMGFSYSVFRFDMIRGQLHWDAENPAANRLEAEVEVGSISTPIKGFADVLTGKDYLDTATNPTARFVSESFKPDGPTKGLVIGNLTIMGRTEPATFDVELVGAGKGYTGDENGNPVIRDLIGLHAQTRIDPQAYGLNAFFTEPIFIEIDAEFARKE is encoded by the coding sequence GTGATCCGTGCGACTTGCCTCGCATTCCTGCTTTGCGCCGCCCCGTCGGTGGCGCAGGACATTCAGCCGTCCGACGTTCCCCAAGGACAAAAGGATTACCATGCGGCAGGGGCCGGGGCCTATGTTCTGGATCCTTACCACACAGCCGTCATTGCTCGTGTTCTGCATATGGGATTTTCCTATAGCGTCTTCCGTTTCGACATGATCCGGGGGCAGCTTCACTGGGATGCGGAAAACCCCGCTGCCAACAGGCTTGAGGCCGAGGTCGAGGTCGGTTCGATCTCCACGCCGATCAAGGGGTTCGCGGATGTCCTGACGGGCAAGGACTATCTTGATACGGCCACCAACCCGACCGCGCGCTTCGTTTCGGAAAGCTTCAAGCCCGACGGTCCCACGAAAGGGCTGGTAATTGGAAACCTGACCATCATGGGCCGAACCGAACCGGCGACGTTCGACGTCGAACTGGTCGGCGCTGGCAAAGGCTATACCGGGGACGAGAACGGAAATCCCGTGATCCGCGATCTGATCGGACTGCATGCCCAGACCCGGATCGACCCGCAGGCTTACGGTCTCAACGCATTTTTCACCGAGCCGATCTTCATCGAGATCGACGCGGAATTCGCTCGAAAGGAATAA
- a CDS encoding glutathione S-transferase family protein — MLTIYGHPLSSYSQKVLIALYEIGVPFTFRQVDLGDEADREVMASIEPMGLMPGLKDTARGVILSQSSVIIEYVDLHYPGELRLLPEEPDLTLFVRQWDRFFDFQIMQVTQRLVDARLFMEKATEEPIAIFARERLERAYAALDHHLRDREWVAEQFGLADCAAAPSLFYAGILNPFHGYPALSAYFERLLARPSFHRARTEALPCLKYFPFPELIPARFLT; from the coding sequence ATGCTGACCATTTACGGACATCCGCTGTCCTCTTACTCTCAGAAGGTGCTGATCGCGCTTTATGAGATCGGGGTCCCGTTCACCTTCCGCCAGGTCGACCTTGGCGACGAGGCCGATCGCGAAGTGATGGCCTCGATCGAGCCCATGGGCTTGATGCCGGGTCTGAAGGACACGGCGCGGGGCGTGATCCTGTCCCAATCCTCGGTGATCATCGAATATGTGGACCTGCATTATCCGGGCGAGTTGCGCCTTTTGCCGGAAGAACCCGACCTGACGCTTTTTGTTCGGCAATGGGACCGGTTCTTCGACTTCCAGATCATGCAGGTCACGCAGCGGTTGGTCGATGCACGCCTGTTCATGGAGAAGGCGACCGAGGAACCGATTGCGATCTTCGCTCGCGAAAGGCTCGAGCGGGCCTATGCGGCGCTGGATCACCATCTTCGGGATAGGGAATGGGTGGCAGAGCAGTTCGGACTGGCAGATTGTGCCGCTGCGCCATCGCTTTTTTACGCCGGAATCCTGAACCCGTTCCACGGTTATCCGGCCTTGTCGGCCTATTTCGAACGCCTGCTGGCACGACCGTCCTTTCACCGCGCGAGGACCGAAGCCTTGCCATGCCTCAAGTATTTCCCCTTTCCCGAGCTTATTCCGGCACGGTTCCTGACCTAG
- a CDS encoding NnrU family protein has product MEWAEFSLALGAFLASHVIPARCRAPLIARIGRGGYVMGYSLLSLLLLCWLVVAAGRAPFVELWPQAIWMRWLVNLAMPIAFMVAMTAGMAGVMGAFALWAGTHLMANGDLAHASLFGLLLAYALFGLSVALRRPLRVAARWPRCVAAALIWAAALSLHPLVIGVNPLP; this is encoded by the coding sequence ATGGAATGGGCAGAGTTTTCCTTGGCACTGGGTGCTTTTCTGGCCTCGCATGTCATCCCGGCCCGATGCCGTGCGCCGCTGATCGCGCGGATCGGACGGGGCGGTTATGTCATGGGCTACAGCCTGCTGTCGCTGCTGCTGCTTTGCTGGCTGGTCGTCGCGGCGGGCAGGGCGCCTTTTGTCGAATTATGGCCGCAGGCGATATGGATGCGCTGGCTGGTCAATCTTGCGATGCCCATCGCATTCATGGTGGCGATGACGGCAGGAATGGCCGGGGTGATGGGGGCCTTCGCGCTGTGGGCGGGAACGCATCTCATGGCCAATGGCGATCTGGCCCATGCCAGCCTGTTTGGTCTGTTGCTGGCCTATGCGCTGTTCGGATTGTCCGTGGCCCTGCGCCGACCGCTGCGCGTCGCGGCCCGATGGCCCCGATGCGTGGCCGCCGCCCTGATCTGGGCTGCCGCGCTGTCTCTGCATCCGCTGGTCATCGGGGTCAATCCGCTGCCATAG